The following proteins come from a genomic window of Asterias amurensis chromosome 15, ASM3211899v1:
- the LOC139948236 gene encoding high affinity copper uptake protein 1-like, whose translation MNHDHMSMTTMMPGMGHNMSAGMTHDPSHTMEGGMDHDGMDHGDGMDHGSMGHSMTFYFGLEVMILFEGWNVTTVGGLVGSCIAIFFLAMLYEGLKVFRETLLRRSAVNIRFHSMQIARGSEAMLTETHRAGESRIISFSHVIQTLLHMVQVTVSYFLMLIFMTFNGWLCISVILGAGFGYFLFGWKRAIVVDVNEHCH comes from the exons ATGAACCACGATCACATG AGCATGACTACCATGATGCCTGGTATGGGTCATAACATGTCAGCGGGCATGACCCATGACCCCAGTCACACGATGGAGGGCGGTATGGATCACGATGGAATGGATCATGGTGACGGGATGGACCATGGATCGATGGGACATTCG ATGACATTCTACTTTGGCCTTGAAGTGATGATTCTTTTTGAAGGATGGAATGTGACAACAGTTGGAG gaCTGGTCGGATCCTGCATTGCGATCTTTTTCCTGGCCATGCTCTACGAGGGACTGAAAGTCTTCCGCGAAACCCTTCTGCGCCGTTCGGCGGTAAACATTCGCTTCCACAGCATGCAGATAGCCAGAGGGTCTGAGGCCATGTTGACTGAGACACACCGTGCTGGAGA ATCTCGTATTATAAGCTTCAGTCATGTCATCCAGACGCTTCTCCACATGGTTCAAGTCACTGTAAGCTACTTCCTTATGCTCATCTTCATGACCTTCAACGGCTGGCTCTGCATCTCGGTCATCCTCGGCGCTGGCTTCGGATATTTTCTCTTCGGTTGGAAACGGGCTATCGTGGTAGACGTCAATGAACACTGTCACTAG
- the LOC139948235 gene encoding uncharacterized protein, translating into MASVRLRFALCITAVIVTMAAATEEETIWLTPDLEDSTTLAYDTQSYSDRAPNSNFLNELNEKLLKQGDSVLKSMQAYLMKFRQLVSAGSNPQEPVPTTGEAGIRRTLTGGGTTTPDGGPSEKRSSTPPISKNDILREIIRRIREEAAGYPLELPLGMRFIEQPLGTTLQTYHSDSPEKRDADRDAVRDEILRRLLELQRSRLPGMRAGK; encoded by the coding sequence ATGGCATCAGTCCGGTTGCGTTTTGCTCTTTGTATCACTGCAGTTATCGTGACGATGGCGGCTGCGACAGAAGAAGAGACTATCTGGCTAACCCCTGACCTCGAAGATTCCACTACATTAGCATACGATACACAAAGCTACTCAGATCGAGCCCCAAACTCTAATTTCCTGAACGAGCTGAACGAGAAGTTGTTAAAACAGGGGGACTCGGTTCTCAAATCCATGCAGGCATATTTGATGAAGTTTCGGCAACTGGTTTCAGCCGGTTCCAACCCGCAAGAACCGGTTCCCACCACCGGCGAAGCTGGCATCAGGCGCACGCTAACTGGTGGTGGTACTACAACACCAGATGGTGGCCCATCAGAGAAGCGCAGCAGCACCCCACCCATCAGCAAGAACGACATTCTCCGAGAGATCATCCGGCGGATAAGGGAGGAGGCTGCAGGGTATCCCCTCGAGCTGCCACTCGGTATGAGGTTCATCGAGCAACCACTAGGCACGACTCTCCAGACGTACCACAGTGATAGCCCGGAGAAGCGAGACGCTGATCGGGATGCGGTACGAGATGAAATCTTGAGAAGGCTCTTGGAGCTTCAAAGAAGTAGGCTTCCCGGTATGCGTGCCGGAAAATAA